From Haloarcula hispanica ATCC 33960, the proteins below share one genomic window:
- a CDS encoding Glu/Leu/Phe/Val family dehydrogenase, giving the protein MSPEVNPFESLQEQIDDASDYLEYSTDVLERLKHPERVLETNLSVEMDDGSVEVFRAYRSQFNGDRGPYKGGIRYHPQVTRDEVKALSGWMVYKCAAVNIPYGGGKGGIEIDPRQYSADEIERITRSFAKELRPIIGEDRDIPAPDVNTGQREMNWIKDTYETLENTTEPGVITGKAPESGGSAGRVEATGRSVMLTAREAFDYLGKDIEDATVAVQGYGNAGSVAAKLIEDLGANIVAVSDSSGAVYNSDGLDARDAKAFKSETGSLAGYEGATEELTNEELLTMDVDLLVPAALENAIDGDLARDVQADIVVEAANGPLTPNADDVFTERDVAVFPDILANAGGVTVSYFEWVQNRQRFYWSEERVNDELETIITNAFDDLVETYEETGAPNFRTAMYVVAIQRVVAAAEEGGIWP; this is encoded by the coding sequence ATGTCTCCAGAGGTAAACCCGTTTGAGAGTTTACAGGAGCAGATCGACGACGCGTCGGACTATCTCGAATATTCGACCGACGTGCTCGAACGGCTGAAACACCCCGAGCGAGTGCTGGAGACGAACCTCTCCGTGGAGATGGACGACGGCTCCGTCGAGGTGTTTCGAGCCTATCGCTCACAGTTCAACGGCGACCGAGGGCCGTACAAGGGCGGAATCCGCTATCACCCGCAGGTCACACGCGACGAGGTCAAGGCGCTGTCAGGCTGGATGGTGTACAAGTGCGCCGCCGTTAACATCCCCTACGGCGGCGGGAAAGGCGGTATCGAGATCGACCCGCGCCAGTACTCGGCCGACGAGATAGAGCGGATAACGCGGTCGTTCGCGAAGGAACTTCGCCCGATCATCGGCGAGGACCGGGACATCCCCGCGCCCGATGTCAACACCGGACAGCGCGAGATGAACTGGATCAAAGACACATACGAGACGCTGGAGAACACCACCGAGCCCGGCGTCATCACCGGCAAGGCCCCGGAGTCGGGCGGCAGTGCGGGCCGCGTCGAGGCGACGGGTCGTTCCGTGATGCTCACCGCACGCGAAGCGTTCGACTATCTCGGCAAGGACATCGAGGACGCAACCGTGGCCGTGCAGGGCTACGGGAACGCCGGCTCCGTCGCGGCGAAGCTCATCGAGGACTTGGGCGCGAACATTGTCGCAGTGTCCGACTCCTCCGGTGCCGTCTACAACTCCGACGGACTCGACGCACGCGACGCGAAGGCGTTCAAAAGCGAGACCGGGTCGCTAGCCGGCTACGAGGGCGCGACGGAAGAGCTGACGAACGAGGAGCTGTTGACGATGGACGTGGATCTGCTCGTTCCGGCGGCGCTCGAAAACGCCATCGACGGCGACCTCGCACGCGACGTACAGGCCGACATCGTCGTGGAGGCGGCAAACGGCCCGCTGACACCGAACGCGGACGACGTATTCACGGAGCGCGACGTGGCCGTGTTCCCTGATATCCTCGCCAACGCCGGCGGCGTCACGGTGTCGTACTTCGAATGGGTCCAGAACCGCCAGCGGTTCTACTGGTCCGAAGAGCGGGTCAACGACGAACTGGAGACCATCATTACGAACGCGTTTGACGACCTCGTCGAGACCTACGAGGAGACCGGCGCGCCGAACTTCCGGACGGCGATGTACGTCGTCGCCATCCAGCGCGTCGTCGCTGCCGCAGAGGAAGGCGGTATCTGGCCCTGA
- a CDS encoding DUF5658 family protein, which translates to MVAEGDVFTTDRTVPIGIIDGWCSALLDELAAVERELWLVVAVTLIIDVWLTHVGLQHGLHEGNPVMRAAIETFGIAVLGATKVGVLGLAGLTRQLLNEQRGVVVPLGLALPWVAAVVINAVLLISL; encoded by the coding sequence GTGGTTGCGGAGGGTGACGTGTTCACAACGGACCGAACGGTCCCGATAGGGATCATCGACGGGTGGTGTAGCGCCCTGCTTGACGAACTTGCAGCCGTCGAGCGAGAGCTATGGCTGGTAGTCGCCGTGACGCTCATCATCGACGTGTGGCTGACACACGTCGGCCTCCAGCACGGCCTCCACGAGGGAAACCCCGTGATGCGGGCCGCGATAGAGACGTTCGGGATCGCCGTTCTCGGAGCGACGAAAGTCGGCGTTCTCGGGCTTGCAGGGCTGACCCGCCAGCTGCTGAACGAGCAGCGCGGCGTCGTCGTGCCGCTCGGGCTAGCGCTCCCGTGGGTGGCGGCCGTCGTGATAAACGCGGTCCTCTTGATTAGCCTGTAG